A DNA window from Camelina sativa cultivar DH55 chromosome 17, Cs, whole genome shotgun sequence contains the following coding sequences:
- the LOC104758462 gene encoding zinc finger CCCH domain-containing protein 55-like isoform X2: protein MDPGDPTSIIFTKIRTLEPENASKIIGYFLLQDMEQRDLIRIAFGPDTLIQALCRKAKSDLGLSSNGFSLNPMSRPINIHGHHHSLSQSSPRNGFLDFSRNPSNPLPFSLTSTTLRDSPSNFNSRPFRDGSSFFASSSGDEQQQLSNQFPFVEDPFANFHKRSFSANDASFESEELGFGGGPGYHRFPQGGLVDDFGSSGGFGSPSEMDYVLEKMMRIKLAQQKRMVAAQLMAAACGSPLSHRQGSEQFGEEGGYSYSPSRYEREDAVSKQIYLTFPSESSFTDEDVSAYFSDFGPVEDVRIPYQQQRMYGFVTFAKAETVRTILARGNPHFICDSRVLVKPYKEKGKILQKRQQQQLHQLLERGNYSPSSSPSGMDSRDLYECRLGPRMFSNKTQEMLRRKSEEADLQQAIEVELQRRRFLNLQLPDMEHESIQHHQRSPSFSRAHIPPRFNHSLLFHSENNNEEMMEGNSDRSEQHLQQVADSNEERGYSNDFYKGQETSLENTLPDSLFGSPKKSGETCKTEYDTEQKASSDQSA, encoded by the exons ATGGATCCCGGCGACCCAACTTCGATAATCTTTACAAAGATCAGAACTTTAGAACCAGAGAACGCTTCCAAAATCATTGGCTATTTCTTACTGCAAGACATGGAACAGAGAGATTTGATTCGTATTGCTTTTGGTCCTGACACTCTCATTCAAGCCTTGTGTCGAAAAGCTAAATCCGATTTGGGTCTTTCCTCCAACGGTTTCTCGTTAAACCCTATGTCGAGACCTATCAACATCCATGGCCACCACCACTCATTGTCTCAGTCTTCTCCAAGGAATGGCTTTTTGGACTTCTCGAGAAACCCTAGTAACCCTTTGCCTTTTTCGTTAACTTCGACTACACTCCGAGATAGCCCTAGTAACTTCAATTCTAGACCTTTTCGTGACGGTTCATCATTTTTCGCCTCTTCTTCCGGCGATGAGCAGCAACAACTGAGTAACCAGTTTCCGTTTGTTGAGGATCCATTTGCCAATTTTCACAAGAGGAGCTTCTCGGCTAACGATGCTTCTTTCGAGTCAGAGGAATTAGGTTTCGGAGGAGGACCTGGTTATCATCGGTTTCCACAAGGTGGTTTAGTTGATGATTTTGGTTCCTCTGGTGGTTTTGGTTCGCCGAGTGAGATGGATTACGTGCttgagaagatgatgaggatcaAGTTAGCTCAACAGAAGAGAATGGTTGCTGCTCAGTTAATGGCGGCGGCTTGTGGCTCTCCATTGTCGCATAG aCAAGGATCAGaacaatttggagaagaaggtGGTTACTCTTATAGTCCAAGCCGGTATGAAAGAGAGGATGCAGTCTCTAAACAGATTTACTTGACATTTCCATCTGAAAGCTCCTTCACTGATGAAGACGTCTCAGCTTATTTCAG CGATTTTGGACCTGTGGAAGATGTGAGGATTCCATATCAGCAGCAACGGATGTACGGGTTTGTCACTTTCGCTAAGGCTGAAACCGTGAGAACCATATTGGCTCGAGGAAATCCTCATTTCATCTGTGACTCACGCGTTCTCGTTAAACCATACAAGGAGAAAGGAAAAATCCTTCAAAA GAGGCAGCAGCAGCAACTACACCAGCTGTTGGAGAGAGGGAACTATTCACCTTCTTCAAGTCCTTCAGGAATGGACTCTAGGGATCTGTATGAATGTCGCTTAG GACCAAGGATGTTTTCGAACAAGACACAGGAGATGCTGCGAAGAAAATCCGAGGAAGCTGATTTACAACAAGCCATAGAAGTAGAACTCCAAAGAAGGAGGTTCTTGAATCTGCAATTGCCTGACATGGAGCATGAATCTATTCAACATCACCAGCGTAGTCCTTCTTTTTCTCGTGCTCATATCCCACCTCGATTTAATCATAGTCTTCTCTTCCACTCAGAAAACAACAACGAAGAAATGATGGAag GCAATAGTGATAGAAGCGAGCAACATCTTCAGCAAGTAGCAGACAGCAACGAAGAACGTGGTTACAGTAATGATTTCTACAAAGG GCAAGAGACGAGTCTGGAGAATACTCTTCCTGATAGCTTGTTTGGTTCCCCAAAAAAGTCTGGCGAAACCTGCAAAACTGAGTATGATACCGAGCAGAAAGCCTCCTCAGATCAATCAGCATAG
- the LOC104759956 gene encoding zinc finger CCCH domain-containing protein 46-like, protein MDTTDPATISMITERIKTLEPENASKIIDYFMSQEIAELRLIRMAFGPNALIEEFCREAKYELGLLPRGSSLNRDARPFYFHDRPLPPSSTRNEFLDFSRNPNNAALHPSLIRYNPNFNSSPFHDGSSQQRQQLSLFATDAYQFPPGGFGSPTQQRMIAAQSVGDFGSQMSNRQGSGRFGVEGGLRSPSEQQSMIAAKSVADFGSPMSNRQGSGQFGQGYCYSPGSHEREDLVSKTIFLAFQPTSSFTNEDVSTYFSKFGAVEDVDIPYQQKRMFGFVTFANDQTVGRILARQNPHLISDSWVTVKPYKGKEKREKQQQQVHQLLEGGNCSPSSSPSGLDDSRELYNCRIGPRKTREMLRRKTEQADVQLPDMENLSIHRHQHSPSTGSPAHLLSQVMEGDSDRGEQVETNNEETSLV, encoded by the exons ATGGATACCACGGATCCAGCTACGATTTCGATGATCACTGAAAGGATCAAAACTTTAGAACCAGAGAACGCTTCCAAAATCATTGACTATTTCATGTCGCAGGAGATTGCAGAACTTAGATTGATTCGTATGGCTTTTGGCCCTAACGCTCTCATCGAAGAGTTTTGTCGAGAAGCTAAATACGAATTGGGTCTTCTTCCGAGAGGTTCCTCGTTAAACCGTGATGCGAGACCCTTCTATTTCCATGACAGGCCATTGCCTCCGTCTTCCACAAGAAATGAGTTCTTGGATTTCTCGAGGAACCCTAACAACGCAGCTTTGCATCCTTCCTTAATCAGATATAACCCTAACTTCAATTCTAGTCCCTTTCATGACGGTTCGTCGCAACAACGACAACAGTTGAGTTTGTTTGCAACTGATGCGTATCAGTTTCCACCAGGCGGTTTTGGGTCGCCGACTCAACAAAGAATGATTGCTGCTCAGTCCGTCGGGGATTTTGGCTCTCAGATGTCGAACAG ACAAGGATCAGGACGATTTGGAGTAGAAGGTGGTCTTAGGTCGCCGAGTGAGCAACAAAGCATGATTGCTGCTAAGTCCGTGGCGGATTTTGGCTCTCCGATGTCAAACAG ACAAGGATCAGGACAATTTGGACAAGGTTACTGTTATAGTCCCGGAAGCCATGAAAGAGAAGATCTAGTCTCTAAAACGATTTTCTTGGCATTTCAACCTACGAGCTCCTTCACTAATGAAGACGTCTCAACTTATTTCAG CAAATTTGGAGCAGTGGAAGATGTAGACATTCCATATCAGCAGAAACGGATGTTTGGGTTTGTCACTTTTGCTAATGATCAAACCGTGGGAAGAATATTGGCTCGACAAAACCCTCATCTCATCAGTGACTCATGGGTGACCGTTAAACCATACAAGGGGAAAGAAAAAAG GgagaagcagcagcaacaagtaCACCAGCTGTTGGAGGGAGGAAACTGTTCACCTTCTTCAAGTCCTTCTGGATTGGACGACTCAAGGGAACTATATAATTGTCGCATTG GACCAAGGAAGACACGGGAGATGCTGCGAAGGAAAACCGAGCAAGCTGATGTACAATTGCCTGACATGGAGAATCTCTCTATTCACCGTCACCAGCATAGTCCTTCTACCGGTTCGCCGGCTCATTTACTGTCTCAAGTCATGGAag GCGATAGTGATAGAGGTGAGCAAGTAGAAACCAACAACGAAGAAACCAGCCTAGTATAG
- the LOC104758462 gene encoding zinc finger CCCH domain-containing protein 55-like isoform X1: MDPGDPTSIIFTKIRTLEPENASKIIGYFLLQDMEQRDLIRIAFGPDTLIQALCRKAKSDLGLSSNGFSLNPMSRPINIHGHHHSLSQSSPRNGFLDFSRNPSNPLPFSLTSTTLRDSPSNFNSRPFRDGSSFFASSSGDEQQQLSNQFPFVEDPFANFHKRSFSANDASFESEELGFGGGPGYHRFPQGGLVDDFGSSGGFGSPSEMDYVLEKMMRIKLAQQKRMVAAQLMAAACGSPLSHRQGSEQFGEEGGYSYSPSRYEREDAVSKQIYLTFPSESSFTDEDVSAYFSDFGPVEDVRIPYQQQRMYGFVTFAKAETVRTILARGNPHFICDSRVLVKPYKEKGKILQNRRQQQQLHQLLERGNYSPSSSPSGMDSRDLYECRLGPRMFSNKTQEMLRRKSEEADLQQAIEVELQRRRFLNLQLPDMEHESIQHHQRSPSFSRAHIPPRFNHSLLFHSENNNEEMMEGNSDRSEQHLQQVADSNEERGYSNDFYKGQETSLENTLPDSLFGSPKKSGETCKTEYDTEQKASSDQSA; this comes from the exons ATGGATCCCGGCGACCCAACTTCGATAATCTTTACAAAGATCAGAACTTTAGAACCAGAGAACGCTTCCAAAATCATTGGCTATTTCTTACTGCAAGACATGGAACAGAGAGATTTGATTCGTATTGCTTTTGGTCCTGACACTCTCATTCAAGCCTTGTGTCGAAAAGCTAAATCCGATTTGGGTCTTTCCTCCAACGGTTTCTCGTTAAACCCTATGTCGAGACCTATCAACATCCATGGCCACCACCACTCATTGTCTCAGTCTTCTCCAAGGAATGGCTTTTTGGACTTCTCGAGAAACCCTAGTAACCCTTTGCCTTTTTCGTTAACTTCGACTACACTCCGAGATAGCCCTAGTAACTTCAATTCTAGACCTTTTCGTGACGGTTCATCATTTTTCGCCTCTTCTTCCGGCGATGAGCAGCAACAACTGAGTAACCAGTTTCCGTTTGTTGAGGATCCATTTGCCAATTTTCACAAGAGGAGCTTCTCGGCTAACGATGCTTCTTTCGAGTCAGAGGAATTAGGTTTCGGAGGAGGACCTGGTTATCATCGGTTTCCACAAGGTGGTTTAGTTGATGATTTTGGTTCCTCTGGTGGTTTTGGTTCGCCGAGTGAGATGGATTACGTGCttgagaagatgatgaggatcaAGTTAGCTCAACAGAAGAGAATGGTTGCTGCTCAGTTAATGGCGGCGGCTTGTGGCTCTCCATTGTCGCATAG aCAAGGATCAGaacaatttggagaagaaggtGGTTACTCTTATAGTCCAAGCCGGTATGAAAGAGAGGATGCAGTCTCTAAACAGATTTACTTGACATTTCCATCTGAAAGCTCCTTCACTGATGAAGACGTCTCAGCTTATTTCAG CGATTTTGGACCTGTGGAAGATGTGAGGATTCCATATCAGCAGCAACGGATGTACGGGTTTGTCACTTTCGCTAAGGCTGAAACCGTGAGAACCATATTGGCTCGAGGAAATCCTCATTTCATCTGTGACTCACGCGTTCTCGTTAAACCATACAAGGAGAAAGGAAAAATCCTTCAAAA CAGGAGGCAGCAGCAGCAACTACACCAGCTGTTGGAGAGAGGGAACTATTCACCTTCTTCAAGTCCTTCAGGAATGGACTCTAGGGATCTGTATGAATGTCGCTTAG GACCAAGGATGTTTTCGAACAAGACACAGGAGATGCTGCGAAGAAAATCCGAGGAAGCTGATTTACAACAAGCCATAGAAGTAGAACTCCAAAGAAGGAGGTTCTTGAATCTGCAATTGCCTGACATGGAGCATGAATCTATTCAACATCACCAGCGTAGTCCTTCTTTTTCTCGTGCTCATATCCCACCTCGATTTAATCATAGTCTTCTCTTCCACTCAGAAAACAACAACGAAGAAATGATGGAag GCAATAGTGATAGAAGCGAGCAACATCTTCAGCAAGTAGCAGACAGCAACGAAGAACGTGGTTACAGTAATGATTTCTACAAAGG GCAAGAGACGAGTCTGGAGAATACTCTTCCTGATAGCTTGTTTGGTTCCCCAAAAAAGTCTGGCGAAACCTGCAAAACTGAGTATGATACCGAGCAGAAAGCCTCCTCAGATCAATCAGCATAG
- the LOC104758463 gene encoding uncharacterized protein LOC104758463 isoform X2: MKKRTQFNLSSKKVSKENTQKALLSSSLFSLMDSSPGGNQKDDLKESFSRISFNGFWSADRDFKSWAKKMEALHEPTWRKAGIFEAIKASAYEIPKNQSLILSLVEKWCPETKSFVFPWGEATITLEDVLVLLGFSVLGSPVFATLGGSSEMGESVEKLEKARYENRGQDGLVRRRLWISNFLGRGDQMEHEAFLVMWLSQFVFPDMSRRSISKNVVPIAVRLARGDRIALAPAVLARLYSDLGQIQVFASKKSTRNVTLKSLFKLVQVWAWERFKDARPKAREIPKGEPRIARWYYPFQTSENVRLNLDDFEWRPYTKPLKNWIPPRFYPEEATWMTVDDNLDDEFVSFARCMRVSHLVGIGIVEGYYPNRVAMQFGMTQDLPGLVTDRRSFTEKEAWDDYNKSLDGVKLYMPSCLATPSVTERYQDWWLKFISQFLSPSESTETFNASNRIDVDDDDDVQPLGQVLQKWGESFLRKVKRFKSRKLAKNLRMEIEKDKIGGSGASASTELPLSQLFKEELMKRTSEHLRNKGSKRAREDDGSSMDHKEDEKDDDITIAQIIKSRRNDETGSNAKNSMVQSSSNGNNSSDPLVDSNGGITNTVVSPPETRQICDDELHVNGTKEEECLVHEDGKKQRCNENLCSEAEKEEDIDERLRKRRLSIKEIQLKLETRIMKMEKSLAVIRKWKTRRNQTNNGVSALI, translated from the exons atgaaaaagagaacACAATTTAATTTATCTTCTAAAAAGGTCTcgaaagaaaacacacaaaaagctttgctttcatcttctctcttctccttgaTGGATTCAAGTCCCGGAGGAAATCAAAAAGACG ACCTAAAGGAGTCATTTTCTAGGATTTCGTTCAATGGGTTTTGGTCTGCAGATCGTGATTTCAAATCATGGGCTAAAAAAATGGAAGCTTTGCACGAACCCACTTGGAGAAAAGCTGGGATTTTTGAGGCAATCAAGGCATCGGCATACGAAATCCCTAAAAACCAGTCTTTGATTTTATCTCTTGTTGAGAAATGGTGTCCTGAAACCAAATCATTCGTATTCCCTTGGGGTGAAGCAACGATAACCCTCGAGGATGTACTTgttcttttagggttttctgtTTTGGGTTCTCCTGTTTTTGCCACTTTAGGAGGAAGCTCAGAGATGGGAGAGTCCGTAGAGAAACTGGAGAAAGCTAGGTATGAGAATAGAGGCCAGGATGGGTTAGTGAGACGAAGATTATGGATTTCGAACTTCTTGGGTAGAGGTGATCAAATGGAGCATGAAGCTTTCCTTGTAATGTGGCTTTCGCAATTCGTTTTCCCGGATATGTCTCGTCGTTCTATTTCGAAAAATGTTGTCCCTATCGCTGTTCGTTTAGCTAGAGGTGATAGGATTGCTCTTGCTCCTGCTGTTCTAGCGAGACTATACAGTGATTTGGGTCAAATTCAAGTTTTTGCTAGTAAAAAGTCCACTAGAAATGTTACTCTGAAGTCACTGTTTAAGTTAGTTCAAGTATgggcatgggagagattcaaggatGCTAGACCAAAAGCTAGAGAGATACCAAAAGGTGAACCTAGAATAGCTCGGTGGTACTATCCGTTTCAAACATCTGAGAATGTGAGATTGAACCTTGATGATTTCGAGTGGCGTCCTTACACTAAACCTTTAAAGAATTGGATCCCTCCTCGGTTTTACCCTGAAGAAGCTACGTGGATGACTGTTGATGACAATCTTGATGATGAGTTTGTTTCGTTTGCTCGATGTATGAGAGTTTCTCATCTTGTTGGGATTGGTATTGTGGAGGGTTACTATCCGAATCGAGTGGCAATGCAGTTCGGGATGACTCAAGATCTTCCTGGCTTAGTTACTGATCGAAGAAGTTTCACAGAAAAGGAGGCATGGGATGATTACAATAAGTCTCTTGATGGTGTAAAGCTGTACATGCCTTCTTGTCTTGCTACGCCTTCTGTTACTGAAAGATATCAAGATTGGTGGTTGAAATTTATTTCACAGTTTCTGAGTCCTTCAGAATCAACTGAAACTTTTAATGCAAGTAATAgaattgatgttgatgatgatgatgatgtgcaGCCTTTGGGTCAAGTGCTTCAGAAGTGGGGAGAGAGCTTTCTTAGGAAAGTCAAAAGGTTTAAGTCGCGCAAGTTAGCGAAAAATCTGAGAATGGAGATAGAGAAAGATAAGATTGGTGGTAGTGGTGCATCAGCTTCAACGGAATTACCACTTAGTCAGTTGTTTAAGGAGGAGTTGATGAAGAGAACAAGTGAGCATTTAAGAAACAAGGGAAGCAAGCGAGCTCGTGAGGATGATGGGAGTTCTATGGAtcacaaagaagatgaaaaagatgatgacattaCCATTGCTCAGATTATCAAATCTAGAAGGAATGACGAAACTGGAAGTAACGCTAAGAATAGTATGGTTCAGAGTTCATCTAATGGAAACAACTCTTCAGATCCTCTTGTTGATTCTAATGGAGGTATAACTAACACTGTTGTGTCACCACCAGAGACGAGGCAAATATGTGATGATGAGCTTCATGTAAATGGAACCAAGGAAGAAGAATGTCTGGTCCATGAAGATGGAAAAAAGCAGAGATGCAATGAGAATTTGTGCAGTGAagctgagaaagaagaagatattgatgaAAGATTGAGAAAGAGAAGGCTTTCAATAAAGGAGATACAACTGAAGCTGGAGACACGTAtcatgaagatggagaagagcTTGGCAGTGATTAGAAAATggaaaacaagaagaaaccaGACCAACAATGGAGTTTCTGCTTTAATTTAA
- the LOC104758463 gene encoding uncharacterized protein LOC104758463 isoform X1 has product MKKRTQFNLSSKKVSKENTQKALLSSSLFSLMDSSPGGNQKDGNFIETHFLKPYVTSSIDGAVAELPRHRLCVSSSDLKESFSRISFNGFWSADRDFKSWAKKMEALHEPTWRKAGIFEAIKASAYEIPKNQSLILSLVEKWCPETKSFVFPWGEATITLEDVLVLLGFSVLGSPVFATLGGSSEMGESVEKLEKARYENRGQDGLVRRRLWISNFLGRGDQMEHEAFLVMWLSQFVFPDMSRRSISKNVVPIAVRLARGDRIALAPAVLARLYSDLGQIQVFASKKSTRNVTLKSLFKLVQVWAWERFKDARPKAREIPKGEPRIARWYYPFQTSENVRLNLDDFEWRPYTKPLKNWIPPRFYPEEATWMTVDDNLDDEFVSFARCMRVSHLVGIGIVEGYYPNRVAMQFGMTQDLPGLVTDRRSFTEKEAWDDYNKSLDGVKLYMPSCLATPSVTERYQDWWLKFISQFLSPSESTETFNASNRIDVDDDDDVQPLGQVLQKWGESFLRKVKRFKSRKLAKNLRMEIEKDKIGGSGASASTELPLSQLFKEELMKRTSEHLRNKGSKRAREDDGSSMDHKEDEKDDDITIAQIIKSRRNDETGSNAKNSMVQSSSNGNNSSDPLVDSNGGITNTVVSPPETRQICDDELHVNGTKEEECLVHEDGKKQRCNENLCSEAEKEEDIDERLRKRRLSIKEIQLKLETRIMKMEKSLAVIRKWKTRRNQTNNGVSALI; this is encoded by the coding sequence atgaaaaagagaacACAATTTAATTTATCTTCTAAAAAGGTCTcgaaagaaaacacacaaaaagctttgctttcatcttctctcttctccttgaTGGATTCAAGTCCCGGAGGAAATCAAAAAGACGGTAACTTTATTGAAACCCATTTTCTAAAACCTTATGTAACCTCCTCCATTGATGGTGCTGTAGCTGAGCTTCCTCGTCACCGTCTCTGTGTTTCTTCATCAGACCTAAAGGAGTCATTTTCTAGGATTTCGTTCAATGGGTTTTGGTCTGCAGATCGTGATTTCAAATCATGGGCTAAAAAAATGGAAGCTTTGCACGAACCCACTTGGAGAAAAGCTGGGATTTTTGAGGCAATCAAGGCATCGGCATACGAAATCCCTAAAAACCAGTCTTTGATTTTATCTCTTGTTGAGAAATGGTGTCCTGAAACCAAATCATTCGTATTCCCTTGGGGTGAAGCAACGATAACCCTCGAGGATGTACTTgttcttttagggttttctgtTTTGGGTTCTCCTGTTTTTGCCACTTTAGGAGGAAGCTCAGAGATGGGAGAGTCCGTAGAGAAACTGGAGAAAGCTAGGTATGAGAATAGAGGCCAGGATGGGTTAGTGAGACGAAGATTATGGATTTCGAACTTCTTGGGTAGAGGTGATCAAATGGAGCATGAAGCTTTCCTTGTAATGTGGCTTTCGCAATTCGTTTTCCCGGATATGTCTCGTCGTTCTATTTCGAAAAATGTTGTCCCTATCGCTGTTCGTTTAGCTAGAGGTGATAGGATTGCTCTTGCTCCTGCTGTTCTAGCGAGACTATACAGTGATTTGGGTCAAATTCAAGTTTTTGCTAGTAAAAAGTCCACTAGAAATGTTACTCTGAAGTCACTGTTTAAGTTAGTTCAAGTATgggcatgggagagattcaaggatGCTAGACCAAAAGCTAGAGAGATACCAAAAGGTGAACCTAGAATAGCTCGGTGGTACTATCCGTTTCAAACATCTGAGAATGTGAGATTGAACCTTGATGATTTCGAGTGGCGTCCTTACACTAAACCTTTAAAGAATTGGATCCCTCCTCGGTTTTACCCTGAAGAAGCTACGTGGATGACTGTTGATGACAATCTTGATGATGAGTTTGTTTCGTTTGCTCGATGTATGAGAGTTTCTCATCTTGTTGGGATTGGTATTGTGGAGGGTTACTATCCGAATCGAGTGGCAATGCAGTTCGGGATGACTCAAGATCTTCCTGGCTTAGTTACTGATCGAAGAAGTTTCACAGAAAAGGAGGCATGGGATGATTACAATAAGTCTCTTGATGGTGTAAAGCTGTACATGCCTTCTTGTCTTGCTACGCCTTCTGTTACTGAAAGATATCAAGATTGGTGGTTGAAATTTATTTCACAGTTTCTGAGTCCTTCAGAATCAACTGAAACTTTTAATGCAAGTAATAgaattgatgttgatgatgatgatgatgtgcaGCCTTTGGGTCAAGTGCTTCAGAAGTGGGGAGAGAGCTTTCTTAGGAAAGTCAAAAGGTTTAAGTCGCGCAAGTTAGCGAAAAATCTGAGAATGGAGATAGAGAAAGATAAGATTGGTGGTAGTGGTGCATCAGCTTCAACGGAATTACCACTTAGTCAGTTGTTTAAGGAGGAGTTGATGAAGAGAACAAGTGAGCATTTAAGAAACAAGGGAAGCAAGCGAGCTCGTGAGGATGATGGGAGTTCTATGGAtcacaaagaagatgaaaaagatgatgacattaCCATTGCTCAGATTATCAAATCTAGAAGGAATGACGAAACTGGAAGTAACGCTAAGAATAGTATGGTTCAGAGTTCATCTAATGGAAACAACTCTTCAGATCCTCTTGTTGATTCTAATGGAGGTATAACTAACACTGTTGTGTCACCACCAGAGACGAGGCAAATATGTGATGATGAGCTTCATGTAAATGGAACCAAGGAAGAAGAATGTCTGGTCCATGAAGATGGAAAAAAGCAGAGATGCAATGAGAATTTGTGCAGTGAagctgagaaagaagaagatattgatgaAAGATTGAGAAAGAGAAGGCTTTCAATAAAGGAGATACAACTGAAGCTGGAGACACGTAtcatgaagatggagaagagcTTGGCAGTGATTAGAAAATggaaaacaagaagaaaccaGACCAACAATGGAGTTTCTGCTTTAATTTAA
- the LOC104758466 gene encoding kelch repeat-containing protein At3g27220-like, with protein sequence MVRKHKYGKVVLVSCIALLATGLIADFLWATSHRFSSVAISAGLSLPSSLTTVIVPGQEKDTKKKKESVKERKLSNTFQDLPAPELKWEKMAASPVARLDGAAIQIRDLLYVFAGYGNINLVHSHVDIYNFTDNSWGGRFDMPKEMAHSHLGMVTDGRYIYIVTGQFGPQCRGPTSKTFVLDTDTNTWKDFVPLPVPRYAPATQLWRGRLHVMGGSKENRFTPGLEHWSIAVKDGQPLENEWRSEIPIPRGGPHRACVVVDDRLFVLGGQEGDFMAKPGSPIFKCSRRMEVVFSDVYMLDEEMKWKVMPPMPKPDSHIEFAWKVVNNSIVIVGGTTEKHPETKKMVLVGEIFQFNLNTLKWYVIGKLPYRVKTTLVGYWNGQLYFTSGQRDKGPDDPGPRKVIAEMWRTKLILHP encoded by the exons ATGGTGAGGAAGCACAAGTACGGGAAGGTAGTGTTGGTTTCGTGCATCGCGCTTCTAGCTACGGGACTCATTGCCGACTTCCTCTGGGCTACTTCTCATAGATTCTCCTCCGTCGCAATCTCCGCCGGATTATCTCTACCCTCTTCCCTTACCACCGTAATCGTTCCCGGCCAG GAGAAAgatactaagaagaagaaggagagtgtGAAAGAGAGGAAACTATCTAACACGTTTCAAGATTTGCCAGCTCCTGAATTGAAATGGGAGAAGATGGCAGCTTCACCTGTAGCTCGTCTAGATGGAGCTGCAATTCAGATTAGGGATCTTTTATATGTATTTGCTGGATATGGAAACATTAATCTTGTGCATTCACATGTTGATATCTACAATTTTACGGATAACTCGTGGGGAGGAAGATTCGATATGCCTAAAGAGATGGCTCATTCTCATTTAGGGATGGTAACGGATGGGAGATACATTTATATTGTTACTGGTCAGTTTGGTCCGCAATGCAGAGGTCCTACATCTAAAACATTTGTGCTTGATACTGATACAAATACATGGAAGGACTTTGTTCCGTTACCAGTTCCTAG GTATGCACCGGCTACTCAGCTTTGGAGAGGAAGACTCCATGTGATGGGCGGAAGCAAGGAGAATCGATTTACACCAGGACTTGAACATTGGAGCATTGCGGTTAAAGATGGCCAACCATTGGAAAATGAGTGGAGAAGTGAAATCCCAATCCCTCGCGGAGGACCTCACAG GGCATGTGTAGTAGTTGATGACCGACTATTTGTACTTGGTGGTCAAGAAGGTGATTTCATGGCTAAACCCGGATCTCCCATCTTCAAGTGCTCACGCCGTATGGAG GTGGTATTCAGTGACGTCTATATGTTAGATGAGGAAATGAAATGGAAAGTTATGCCGCCAATGCCAAAACCGGATTCTCATATTGAATTTGCATGGAAAGTGGTTAATAACTCCATTGTAATCGTTGGAGGTACAACAGAGAAGCATCCTGAAACCAAAAAGATGGTTCTTGTCGGCGAAATCTTCCAGTTCAACTTGAATACACTG AAATGGTATGTCATTGGGAAGTTACCATACCGTGTGAAAACAACTCTGGTTGGATATTGGAACGGACAGTTATACTTCACTTCaggacaaagagacaagggtcCTGATGATCCTGGCCCGAGGAAGGTCATTGCAGAGATGTGGAGAACCAAACTGATACTCCATCCATGA